TTAACAATTCCTGTATTTCCTCCTTCTTGACAGATCTTCCCAAGCCCTGCCTTTTCAAAACATTCACCTATCTCCTCCTTTTCTCAATCATTCATACGTCTCTTCCTTTTCTAAAGGGGGATCAAGGGGGATTACTTCTTCTTTGCCTTGCTCGCAATAACTGTGAAAAGATAACCTTTGGACAACTTCCGAGTCTGGTTTGCACCTTATTTTGAGTAATTACGTTTAATCAATCTCATACTTTGTATCACGCACATTTTCTCTACTATCAGGATCTTGAAAGATAATCTTTGATTTTGACAGGTACGAAAAAGCAGAAAAAGGCCGTTTAACCCCGAAGGGGTGACATAGGATATCTGTGTTGAGGTATCATCCCTTCGGGATTTGATGATATGGTAATATTTTCTCTAGCGTGACTTTACTAAAGTAAAGCCGAAGCAAAGTCATAAGATATTGACATATAAGGAGAAGATGAGCAATTTGAGTGTATACACTGATATATAGAGCAATAAGGGGAAAAGGATGTGATAGGAGAGGAGAGTAGGATTAAGCAAATATATCCAATAATTATCAGATGGACGTCATTGACCCAAAAGAAATACCTTTCATCGAAGAAGAGATAATCAAAGTGCTCCTTGATAAACAGCAAATAAATCTTGATACCTTGCTGTGTGATACGAGTAATTTTTTTACCTACATTGATTCTGGCAACAGGCAGTGCGATGTTGCCCGGAGGGGATATAATAAACAAAAGAGAATGGACTTGAAGCAGTTTGGATTATTTCTTTTAGTTTCCCGTCAGGATCAAATTCCCCTTTTTCATAAGATATATCAGGGAAATCTTTCAGATAGAACGATTTTTCAAGAGCAATTCAGAGATATGGTAAATCGATTTAAAGCCATTTCCGGCTCATTAGAGGACATAACCCTGGTATTTGACCAGGGAAATAACTCCAAGAAGATATTACAAGAGGTAAACAGCACAGTGAGTTTTGTCGGCTCTGTATCACCCTATCACCAGAGGTCTCTTATAGAAGAGGCCAATAGATCGATGAGCAAAATACAGGTAAAGGATCGTAGTGTTGATTGTTGTCGGATAAGAACCAACCTTTGGCAGATGGATCTTACGGTAGTGGTATATATTTCCGAGAAACTTCGGCAGGGACAACTCAGAGGAGTTGAGCAAAGCATAAAGAAACTCTTTGAAAAACTCAAGGGTATTCAGGAAAAAATCAAGGCACCGACTCAAAGAGGTAAAAAGAGAGACCGTGAGGAGTTAGAAGCGAGAATAACAGCACTCATTGCTTCTTCCGTACCGGAGGGTCTTATTGACTGGCGTATTGAAGATGGGAAAAGAGATGCATTTGAACTGGACTTTTGGATAGAGCAAGAGCGGTTTGAGTATTTGAAAGAACATTGGTTTGGGCGTCGTATAGTAATCACCAACCGTCATAAATGGGATACAGAGGAGATTATCCTGGCTTATTGGGGACAACATAAGGTGGAATATGTTTTTAAAAATCTTAAAAATCCCTTTCACTTGGCAGTGCGGCCGCAGTATCACTGGACAGACCAGAAGATTGAAGTTCATGGATTTATTTGGGTGCTTGCATTTCTTCTGGGCATGATTGCTTATAAAAGAGCCAAAGAAAAAGCACGTTTCCAGGGCTCAATCTCTACACTCCTGGAGAAACTCTCATCGATAAGGCTTGCAACATTCATTGAAGGCCCTTCAGAGAAATCGAAAGGGAAATATAAGACAACTCAACATCTTGAAGAAATGGATGAAGACCTTTTAGCTCTTGTAAACGCTCTAGGAATATCTCATGCACTAGAAAAGTCTTCAATCCCTTTCAGTGTATACAACTAAAAAATTCGCTTTCCTCATATATCTCAACACCTTAGGACTTTATTTTGACTTTACTTTAGTAAAGTCACGCTAGAATCATTTCATTCTTTATTCCTACAAATTCTAAAGGAACTGCATTGAAAATAGCCTGCGTACACCATTGAAGAGCTGGTACAAGAAGCAATGATATGGATGCGTGGGACAGGAGCATGACCTTTGGCTTCAAACCTGGCAATGGCTCGTGGGCTTACTCTTAAGAGTTCACTCATCTGTGCTTGACTAAGTTCGGCTTTTTCGCGTAAAAATTTTATGTGTTTTCCTAATATAGATAACTCTCCAGTTTATATAGCGTTGTAAATATGCTATATATTTATGCCAAAAGTTGCCGAAAAATAAAATTTACTTTTTTCGTACAAGGATGTATTATGCTATGGAATTTCTAAAAATGTCATTGCGGGGTAGTCTTTCCTCTGTTGAGGATATGTTCAGTTTCATCCTTGAAATACTATAGCAAGCATTACGATAAAGGTAAACCCTGAGTGATCAGGGGGCGCAAAGTTAAGGATCTCTGATAAACCCACAAAGAGCAGATAGCAGGAAGATAGCCTTACTGCCGAAGATTTTTTTTCAATAAATATCTTTGCAGTAAGGCTTTTTTGTTTTATGGGTATTCCTGAATGTTTATGGAGTATAACGATAGAGTACCGTGATACTCTATTTCCTGTAAAATTTTTAGAAGGGAGGTCTTAGATGAAAGGCGCGTGTCGTGTCGTGTCGTGTCGTGTCATTTTTGTCTGTTATTTTTATCTTTATCTTATTCTTGCAGGTGACGCCTGCCGGGGCACAGGTTGTATACGAGTATGGCTTCGAAAGTGAATGGAGTGGTTGGAGTGCAGATCAAGGTATTTGGGATGTGGGTCAACCTACTCCGCCTTCACCTGTTGCTCATGGTGGTTCAAGGTGTGCAGGAACGGTTTTGGATGGTAATTATCCTATGACTAATCCTAGTCGTCTTATCAGTCCTTCAGTTAGGCTTCCTAACGTAAGCGGTGACGAAGAGGTACATCTGCGTTTCTGGCAATGGTTCTCATATACGCCTAATGATGCTGGGTATGTCCAGATTTCTGTTCAAGATGATACAACGGGTGCATGGTCAGATTGGGCAAATATAAGTAATGCTATATGGGGAACATCCGCTGGATGGTCATTGATGGATTTAGATCTTACTGCTTATGCAGGTAAAGAAATAAGGATTGGATTTTGGCATACTATTGTTTATGCTTATGAGAACTTGGGTTAGTATATAGACGACATCCAGATCACCGGTGTCGTTCCTTCTGCACCCTATATAGATGTTACCTCCCTTCCTGACTTGAACGGCAACGGTTCACCTGAGATTGCAGGATTGCGTGTGAAACTGAGCGGTATTCCGCAAGTTATCATAAAGGATAATACCACAGAGGTAACGATCAGGAAGATAAAGTTCTTTGGTCCTACCTATACGCCTAAGGCCCTGACGACAGTTCCGGATGTGAATAGCAATGGTATTCCTGAACTAGCCGTCCTGGGAGTGGATAAGGAAGGTAATGTAATCGTACAGAGAAGGGATGCAAGCAACCCGCAATTAGAGATGAATATAACATTTTTCGATTCGAATTTCAGACCTGAGGGAATAACTTCAATGCAGGACATTGATGGTAATGGCATACCGGAAATAGCGGTGCTGGCGATAAGAAAGTCAGATGGCGTCGCACAGGTACGGATCAGAGATGCAGTTACGAGAGTGTTATTAAAATCAATCAACTATCCAAGAAATTAGCCGTTCACGTTGCAAGAATCCAAGTGAATTTCTTTTCCCTGAATAGAGGGAAATTCAAAGCGGGGGTACGGTGCCCCGTGCCCCTGCGAGCTACTACCTTGTCCAGATAGTTTTTGACCATAGACCTCATGAACAATTCTTTCGTCTTATTTGAGCGCCTCGCTTTGTTCGCTTTCCCACTGCAGGAAGTTATCCATGTCGGTCTTGACTGATTTCACTACAAATGCAATAACAGCCATATCATCAAGGTAACCAATTACGGGAATAAAATCCGGCATAACGTCAACGGGAGAAACAAAATAGATAATGGCAGCTATCGATAAAACGATCGATTCCCACGGGATTTCCTTATAATCGCCGCGAATGTAAGCCCGTACCATCCGGATTAGCGCTGAAAGGTATTGCCATGCCTGGCTAACAGGTCCCTGCTTCTTACGTTTTGTTTTTTTGACTGCTTTATCAAGGAGTTTTTTCGTTTTCTCCGGGTTATGTGCGTATATTTCTGCCTTATGCCTGGCTCTTTTGAACTCTTTTGATGTCAGCACATTGCCGACCTTCCTGAATATTCCGAATCTTCCGGCCAGGTAGTCTTTTACTACGGGTTTTCTTTCAATCTTTACCCCGAAGTAAATAAGAACAAGATCGGAGGATGCCGTGTTAATAATACTATGGATCTCTCCGGGTTCGACCGCAATACAAACACCCTTTTCAACCGGGTATTCCTTATCATCGATTCGGACAATTCCCTTACCCTCTTCGAAAAAGAAGATTTCATACCTGTCATCGTGGGTATGGGAACCAGCTATTTGGCCAGGTGTGATGCGCGCCTGAGAAAAACCCGTTACATTAGGTATTTCATCCTTCTTCAGCAACACCTTTTTCTTTATTTCAGGGTTATGGGATACACCTTCCTCTGGCAGGTCTGAAAGTGATACAATTTTCATATTCTATCTTAATCCTATAGAAGTTTTTATTTTGACGGGATGGACAAAATATTGCATTTTGTCCTTCCTTATTCCTTACTTCGCCTTTTCTCCAGGTATTCCTTGAGGGCGACTGCGTTATTAAAGCTCTTATTTTTAGCAGCAAATACGAGAGTCAATGCGCCTTCGCCGGCCTTCCTCACAAGTTGCTCCACCAACTCAGATCGATTTTCCAGTTCCCGATAATAACGATTCCTGAATTCTTCCCATTTCTCGGGGTCGTGACCAAACCATTTCCGAAGCTCGCTGCTTGGTGCAATCTCCTTGAGCCAGGAATGAATGTGTGCTTTTTCCTTACTAACACCGCGAGGCCATATCCGGTCTACCAACACCCGGTAGCCGTCATCTTTCGAAGGGGCATCATAAGCTCTTTTTAAATAAATCATACCGGAAATCTATCCTCCTTAGTGCTGTTGTAGGGCAAGGCTAAACAGGCTGGCCGAGAATTGTTTTTACGGATCAAGCTATACTATAATATTGATTAACTATTGCAATAAGAGCAACATATAGCATATGTTGCAGGTAGCAATTGAATTCCCGGACAGCCTGTAAAGCCTTGCCTCCCCATCTGAATAGGCGATCGGAGATAGCACAATCCCGAAGGGTCGCCCTACAGAAGAAAATTCCTATCCATTAATTAGATTGGGTTTTAAAAGACAAAACCCAACAGCCTTTTACCCACCCCTAAATCCCCTCCCGAGAGGGGACTTTTCCCGACCGGGTCGAGAACTAGCTTTTATTCCCCTCCTGGGAGGGGTTAGGGGTGGGTTCATTCCCATAGGCATCAAGCTAAGAATCCGTTTCCATAAAAAGGAGGTATCCCTTTGGAAAAAGAGCCATGTTTGTCCATAATCCCCCTTAGCCCCCCTTTTCTAAAGAAAGACTTCCTTTTTCCCCTTTTTTAAGGGGGATCAAGGGGGATTACAACAACATCCTGGTACCGCTTTGATATTGGATACAGAAGATTGTAAGATTACTTCAGTCGTTCTTTCTTCACAATTTAGAGGAGAGGCATCCTGTTATGCCAGAGATTTAGCACATCGGAAGCCGATCGTATCGTTTTTGTAAGTAGGTTCATCATAATCCCGATTCGCACATCGGATATGAACTACACCAGACCCATTCCACGAGCCTCCCCGCAATACCTTACATGCGTTCAGAAACCCACTGGTTGCTGAAGGTTTTAATTCATAAATAGAGATGCCAACCTCTTCGGGTCTTCCGAAGTAGGGATTTTCCTCTGCTATAACCGGCCCTTGTGGATCTTTATGAGGAGCATGCTCATAATAATGACTATCATACCAATCAGCCGTCCATTCCCACACATTTCCTGCCATGTCAAAACATCCGCAGACACTTTGTCCTTGCGGGAATTGAGTAACCGGAGTCGGTTTTTCAATCTTTAACTCAGCGCAATTCAATTTTGTTTTATCGAAGACATTACCCCATGGATAGATCCTGCCATCCATTCCACGGGCGGCCTTTTCCCATTCTGCTTCAGTAGGCATCCTTTTCCCCGCCCATTTCGCAAAAGCCTCAGCCTCATACCACGAAATATTTACAACGGGACAATCTTGCTGCCCGCCCTGCAGAATAGTGTCAAGATCACCACTATCCAAAGGATTTGTCTGTGAGATAAACTGCCATCCGGCATCTGACCAGAATAATTTTTGCGTATAACCC
The genomic region above belongs to Candidatus Jettenia caeni and contains:
- a CDS encoding transposase; protein product: MDVIDPKEIPFIEEEIIKVLLDKQQINLDTLLCDTSNFFTYIDSGNRQCDVARRGYNKQKRMDLKQFGLFLLVSRQDQIPLFHKIYQGNLSDRTIFQEQFRDMVNRFKAISGSLEDITLVFDQGNNSKKILQEVNSTVSFVGSVSPYHQRSLIEEANRSMSKIQVKDRSVDCCRIRTNLWQMDLTVVVYISEKLRQGQLRGVEQSIKKLFEKLKGIQEKIKAPTQRGKKRDREELEARITALIASSVPEGLIDWRIEDGKRDAFELDFWIEQERFEYLKEHWFGRRIVITNRHKWDTEEIILAYWGQHKVEYVFKNLKNPFHLAVRPQYHWTDQKIEVHGFIWVLAFLLGMIAYKRAKEKARFQGSISTLLEKLSSIRLATFIEGPSEKSKGKYKTTQHLEEMDEDLLALVNALGISHALEKSSIPFSVYN